Proteins encoded by one window of Streptomyces sp. LX-29:
- a CDS encoding NUDIX hydrolase, with amino-acid sequence MIVWLNGTFGAGKTTAARILVDLLPGSTLYDPELVGDALRVMLPRKRLEDVSDYQDLPSWRRLVVEVGAALYAETGGVLVAPMTLFRQDYRDEIFGGFASRRIPVRHVLLHADETILRRRIELREEIPGDAEASASVRRWCLDHLAPYRSALSWLTGDAYVLDTGSLTPDETAERVAEAVRRGDAGPCDIVQTPEPTAQTVAAGVLFFDEEDRVLLVDPTYKPGWEFPGGVVETGEPPTRTAVREVAEELGVRLDRPLRLLVVDWEPPRPPGHGGLRLLFDGGRLDADTAGRLLLPGDELRGWRFVSEREAAQLLPPTRLHRLSWALRARERGRPLHLEAGVPVG; translated from the coding sequence GTGATCGTCTGGCTGAACGGAACGTTCGGCGCGGGGAAGACCACCGCTGCGCGCATCCTGGTGGACCTGCTCCCCGGCAGCACGCTCTACGACCCGGAGTTGGTGGGCGACGCCCTGCGCGTGATGCTGCCGCGCAAGCGCCTGGAAGACGTTTCGGACTATCAGGACCTGCCGTCGTGGCGGCGGCTCGTCGTGGAGGTCGGAGCGGCGCTGTACGCCGAGACCGGCGGGGTGTTGGTGGCGCCGATGACGCTGTTCAGACAGGACTACCGCGACGAGATCTTCGGGGGCTTCGCCTCCCGCCGGATCCCGGTGCGACATGTGTTGCTGCATGCCGACGAAACGATCCTTCGCCGGCGGATCGAGCTCCGTGAGGAGATACCGGGAGATGCCGAGGCCAGCGCTTCGGTGCGCCGGTGGTGCCTGGACCACCTCGCGCCCTACCGGTCGGCCCTGAGCTGGCTCACCGGCGACGCCTACGTCCTGGACACCGGCTCCCTCACTCCTGACGAGACGGCCGAGCGGGTCGCCGAGGCCGTCCGCCGCGGGGACGCCGGACCGTGCGACATCGTGCAGACCCCGGAGCCCACGGCCCAGACCGTGGCCGCGGGGGTCCTCTTCTTCGACGAGGAGGATCGGGTGCTGCTCGTCGACCCGACCTACAAGCCCGGTTGGGAGTTCCCCGGCGGCGTCGTCGAGACCGGCGAGCCGCCGACGCGGACCGCGGTCCGTGAGGTCGCGGAGGAGCTGGGGGTACGGCTGGACCGGCCGCTGCGACTGCTCGTCGTCGACTGGGAACCGCCCCGGCCGCCCGGCCACGGCGGTCTGCGGTTGCTCTTCGACGGCGGCCGGCTCGACGCCGACACCGCCGGCCGGCTGCTGCTGCCAGGCGACGAGCTGCGCGGCTGGCGCTTCGTCTCCGAGCGCGAGGCGGCACAACTGCTGCCACCGACCCGGCTGCACCGGCTCAGCTGGGCGCTGCGGGCGCGCGAGCGGGGGCGTCCGCTGCACCTCGAGGCGGGGGTGCCGGTCGGCTGA
- a CDS encoding NPCBM/NEW2 domain-containing protein — MRRPCPRTSPPGPGGRNRPTPLLGALAAALLCGTGLAAAPAATAAPARTPDPGPAPAARQDAAPARHNVTSARQDAAAAPPAASAPGDGLALTPPMGFNNWNSTHCRAEFNEAMIKGIADIFVARGLKEAGYEYVNIDDCWALPRRDANGKLVPDPVRFPHGIKAVADYVHSKGLKFGIYTSAGTKTCDVAGFPGGLGHERSDAQQFADWGVDYLKYDNCNNQGVDAKQRYTAMRDALKAASQTTGRPIVFSLCEWGENRPWEWARDVGHLWRTTGDISDNWSSMVSIMKRNLPLARYAGPGHWNDPDMLEVGNGGMTPTEYRTHFSMWSIMAAPLLIGSDLRTADEEAFRILGNREVIAVDQDPLGKQGTVRSSTGGRWVVAKEMADGSRAVALFNESGTARRISTTAQEVGLPADTAYQVRDLWQHRSYHSAGAISATVPAHGTVLVRVWPDRAWADYPPAVELGLDEPPLTEPGTPVEVTTTVTNLGRAPARQVSTRLTAPQGWTVRPLTPTTARTLAAGRALTITWSVTPPKGTPVGGYDLDVTSAYRSVRGTPAQAELPVQGRVAVPPPAGHPSLSDLDWLLADNGWGPVEKNTSVGESRAGDGSPITIGGTVYAKGLGAHAPSSVEYYAGGRCERVTAQVGVDDEKESNGSVTFEIWADGRKVAGTGVLTTAMPAQPLSADVTGARLIRLVVTDAGDGINSDHADWADARLSCAGPTTAR; from the coding sequence ATGCGCCGACCATGCCCCCGCACATCCCCGCCCGGACCGGGCGGACGGAACCGGCCGACCCCCCTCCTCGGAGCGCTCGCCGCCGCCCTGCTCTGCGGCACCGGCCTGGCCGCCGCCCCGGCGGCGACGGCCGCCCCGGCGCGCACACCGGACCCCGGCCCCGCGCCGGCCGCCCGCCAGGACGCCGCTCCCGCCCGCCATAACGTCACCTCCGCCCGGCAAGACGCCGCTGCCGCCCCTCCGGCCGCGTCCGCCCCCGGCGACGGGCTGGCCCTGACACCCCCGATGGGCTTCAACAACTGGAACAGCACCCACTGCCGGGCGGAGTTCAACGAGGCGATGATCAAGGGCATCGCCGACATCTTCGTGGCGAGGGGCCTCAAGGAGGCCGGATACGAGTACGTCAACATCGACGACTGCTGGGCGCTCCCGCGGCGCGACGCGAACGGCAAGCTCGTCCCGGACCCCGTCCGCTTCCCGCACGGCATCAAGGCCGTCGCCGACTACGTCCACTCCAAGGGCCTGAAGTTCGGCATCTACACCAGCGCGGGCACCAAGACCTGCGATGTCGCGGGCTTCCCCGGCGGCCTCGGCCATGAGCGTTCCGACGCCCAGCAGTTCGCCGACTGGGGAGTCGACTACCTCAAGTACGACAACTGCAATAACCAGGGCGTGGACGCCAAGCAGCGCTACACCGCCATGCGCGACGCCCTCAAGGCCGCCTCCCAGACCACCGGCCGGCCCATCGTCTTCAGCCTGTGCGAGTGGGGCGAGAACAGGCCCTGGGAGTGGGCCCGGGATGTCGGCCATCTGTGGCGCACCACCGGCGACATCAGCGACAACTGGTCCAGCATGGTGTCGATCATGAAGCGGAACCTGCCGCTCGCGCGCTACGCGGGCCCCGGCCACTGGAACGACCCCGACATGCTGGAGGTGGGCAACGGCGGGATGACCCCGACCGAGTACCGCACCCACTTCTCCATGTGGTCCATCATGGCCGCGCCCCTGCTCATCGGCTCCGATCTGCGCACCGCGGACGAGGAGGCGTTCCGGATCCTGGGCAACCGCGAGGTCATCGCCGTCGACCAGGACCCGCTGGGCAAGCAGGGCACGGTACGGTCCTCCACCGGCGGCCGCTGGGTCGTCGCCAAGGAGATGGCCGACGGCAGCCGCGCGGTGGCACTCTTCAACGAGTCCGGTACGGCGCGACGGATCTCCACCACCGCGCAGGAGGTCGGGCTGCCGGCCGACACCGCGTACCAGGTGCGCGACCTGTGGCAGCACAGGAGCTACCACTCCGCCGGCGCCATCTCCGCGACCGTGCCGGCGCACGGCACGGTACTGGTGCGGGTCTGGCCCGACCGCGCCTGGGCGGACTATCCCCCGGCCGTCGAACTGGGCCTGGACGAGCCCCCCTTGACCGAGCCCGGCACGCCGGTGGAGGTCACCACCACCGTCACCAACCTGGGCCGCGCCCCCGCCCGGCAGGTCTCGACCCGGCTGACCGCGCCCCAGGGCTGGACCGTACGGCCCCTCACACCGACCACCGCCCGCACCCTGGCCGCCGGTCGCGCGCTGACCATCACCTGGTCGGTGACCCCGCCGAAGGGCACTCCGGTCGGCGGGTACGACCTGGACGTCACGTCCGCGTACCGCTCGGTGCGGGGGACGCCAGCCCAGGCCGAACTGCCCGTCCAGGGCAGGGTGGCCGTCCCGCCGCCCGCCGGCCACCCGTCCCTCAGCGACCTCGACTGGCTCCTCGCCGACAACGGCTGGGGGCCGGTGGAGAAGAACACCAGCGTCGGCGAGTCCCGCGCGGGCGACGGCAGCCCGATCACCATCGGCGGCACCGTCTACGCCAAGGGCCTCGGCGCCCACGCGCCCAGCAGCGTCGAGTACTACGCGGGCGGGCGCTGCGAGCGGGTCACCGCCCAGGTCGGGGTGGACGACGAGAAGGAGTCCAACGGCTCGGTGACCTTCGAGATCTGGGCCGACGGCAGGAAGGTCGCCGGC